A window from Actinomycetospora corticicola encodes these proteins:
- a CDS encoding aminotransferase class I/II-fold pyridoxal phosphate-dependent enzyme, which yields MEQQLGGNALVRQLGEFADGSMGYAALAGRIRTLLGDGRLAVGTRVPSERELALALGIGRGTVAAAYEQLRESGHLLRRRGSGTWTALPSGTPTTSPAPFAPSGAFAVSPDLPQGVIDLAHAAPAAPIEAMTAAGAEALAALPTHLVGPGYDLLGTRLLRTAIAERLTAQGLPTAPDEVMVTAGAQHAHALAVRALVRPGDRVLIEQPTYPGAVDLVRHTSARPVPMALDRDHHGRTRWDVAAFAAGLRESSPALAYLVPDHHNPTGAVMDADTRGAVVAAARRHGVPLVVDDCLREMWLDEPVPPPLGAWATTAGEAPVLTIGSMSKTVWGGLRMGWMRGPRAVLRRIATSRASDDIASPVLEQLVAAALLARLDDLLPERRAAAAAQRDHLVAALRRAVPEWTVPSPTGGLSTWIDLGAPRSSALVDAAARQGLHLAAGPRFGIGGAFEGFLRVPYTHRVDVLDDAVERLAAAWASLGSTSAATLTTVV from the coding sequence GTGGAACAGCAGCTCGGTGGCAACGCGCTCGTCCGTCAGCTCGGCGAGTTCGCCGACGGCTCGATGGGTTATGCGGCCCTGGCCGGACGGATCCGCACCCTGCTGGGCGACGGCCGGCTCGCCGTCGGGACGCGGGTGCCGAGCGAGCGGGAGCTGGCGCTGGCCCTGGGCATCGGGCGGGGCACGGTCGCCGCGGCCTACGAGCAGCTGCGCGAGAGCGGCCACCTGCTGCGGCGCCGCGGGTCGGGCACCTGGACCGCCCTGCCGTCCGGGACCCCGACCACCTCCCCCGCGCCCTTCGCCCCGAGCGGCGCCTTCGCGGTGTCGCCCGACCTCCCCCAGGGCGTGATCGACCTCGCGCACGCCGCGCCGGCCGCCCCGATCGAGGCGATGACGGCCGCCGGCGCCGAGGCCCTCGCGGCCCTGCCCACCCACCTCGTCGGGCCGGGCTACGACCTGCTGGGGACGCGGCTGCTGCGGACCGCGATCGCGGAGCGCCTCACCGCCCAGGGGCTGCCGACCGCGCCCGACGAGGTGATGGTCACCGCCGGCGCCCAGCACGCCCACGCGCTCGCCGTCCGGGCGCTCGTGCGGCCGGGTGACCGCGTCCTCATCGAGCAGCCCACCTACCCGGGTGCGGTCGACCTCGTGCGGCACACGTCCGCCCGCCCGGTCCCGATGGCGCTCGACCGCGATCACCACGGGCGCACCCGCTGGGACGTCGCCGCCTTCGCCGCGGGCCTGCGCGAGTCCTCCCCCGCGCTGGCCTACCTGGTGCCCGACCACCACAACCCGACCGGCGCGGTCATGGACGCCGACACCCGCGGCGCGGTCGTCGCGGCGGCCCGCCGGCACGGCGTGCCTCTCGTCGTCGACGACTGCCTGCGCGAGATGTGGCTCGACGAGCCGGTCCCGCCGCCGCTCGGGGCCTGGGCGACGACGGCCGGCGAGGCCCCCGTGCTCACCATCGGATCGATGAGCAAGACCGTCTGGGGCGGCCTGCGCATGGGCTGGATGCGGGGCCCGCGGGCCGTCCTGCGCCGGATCGCCACCAGTCGGGCCTCCGACGACATCGCCTCGCCCGTCCTCGAGCAGCTCGTCGCCGCGGCGCTGCTCGCGCGCCTCGACGACCTGCTGCCCGAGCGCCGTGCGGCGGCCGCGGCGCAGCGCGACCACCTCGTCGCGGCCCTGCGGCGCGCCGTGCCGGAGTGGACGGTGCCCAGCCCCACGGGCGGGCTCTCCACCTGGATCGACCTGGGCGCACCCCGCTCCAGCGCCCTCGTCGACGCCGCCGCCCGCCAGGGGCTGCACCTCGCGGCGGGGCCGCGGTTCGGCATCGGCGGCGCGTTCGAGGGCTTCCTGCGGGTGCCCTACACCCACCGGGTGGACGTGCTCGACGACGCGGTCGAACGGCTCGCCGCCGCGTGGGCCTCGCTGGGCTCCACCTCGGCCGCCACGCTCACCACCGTCGTCTGA